The Solanum pennellii chromosome 4, SPENNV200 genomic interval TTAATTTGAAGTTGTTAGTTAGAACACACTATTTACTTACTTAATTATGTCTTCGACACTCGCTATACTGGATATTTCAGATTTCACCTGTGAATGAAATTACACTGAATATATTATAGTTGAAGGTTAACTAATGAATTCATTTTGTAAATCACCATATATCTCTAGCTCAATGGACTAAAGTTTCAAATGAGCTTAAGACAAGATCTTATTACAAACAAGCAAAAGTACTCCCAAAATATAGAGTATATTGTGTAATATATATACCAAATGAAATCTCTTCCAATCTAGCATGAAAGccatcaaacaaataaatatatgtgttGTCTGAATTATAATACATGTAGCATGTCAGGTAAGACACAAAATTATTAGGTAAAATGACATATTGGACAAATATgtctatttatttgattttatacaattttaataccGAATCGAAACAAGATTAGATGGAGGTTCtctaaaacaaatttattttcatttcttggCTTAACACAAGTGGCAATGAAGCCTAGCCACACAAAATACAAATCACATTTATCCaacataaaaatagaattttcagCGTAAAATTAAACAGTTCAATGCTTCTTCAGAAAATCTCCGGCCATCTTCAGATAATCTCCTTTTTTACCAGATTCCGACGACTGACTCCCATCGgaatttttcttcaaaagtcCTTCCGCCATTTTAATATACTCGCCATATCCACTTCctgatttttcatgttttccTCCACTTGTATGCCCCGATGACTGCGTATGTGCAGTCGCCGCGGCGGTAGCGGTGGTTGTGGAATGATGAGAAGTTTCGTATTTATGGAGATAAGTCTCTGCTTTTCCAACGAATTTCCCGATCCCTGTCTCTTCTAGTTTACCGTACTGTGAAGCGGCGTTAAGGAGGTCAGCGGCAGCTCCGGCGAGCTCGGATTTCTCAAATTGTTTTGGATCGTGATGGAGTTTTGCTTTGGCGGCGTCAGCTACTAGCTTGGCGCTGGACATCAGCTCAGATTTAGATGGCTTCGGGTGGCTGTTGGGCTTATGGGTCGACGAATGACCCGATCCGGATGTGGTCTTGGCTTGTGTTGAATCCATAGAATGAACTAATATTTTtcgattaataaaataattgagatgCGAACGAGTTGATTAATTCACGAGATTATATATATGAGAAAATTTGTTGGTTATTGATGAATGAACAATGATAGcgctaatgaaaatatttataaagagGTGATTTTTAAAGGTATTAAATTGTTTTGGTAAAGAAAACTgctaatattattataattttgcaATTTTTGGTTGTTGTACAAGTCAACACGTTATGGTGTAAAAGGCTTAAACGAGTAGACAACTCATGTGTGTTATCCGTGTACCAAAATCATACAAGTTGAGGAaagaaattatgtttttatcaatttctttttagttgTAATAGCAAGATGACGGGTGCATCGTCAACGATTAATACAtattaattaaagaataaattacttattattcgtgtaataattttattaaacataaaaatatactgaagtataaatatgaattaaacttATTACTTATTAGATAAAATGTGTTTAGTGGAGTGGTGGTTTTGAACTTCACTTTGCATTATGAGATTGCAAGTTCTAAACCATCTATTCTCTTATAAGTTGATTTAGATGAATTCGTAATGGATTATCCCAACTGTAATATCTTGTATTGAATAATCGTATATTGAGAGTATCATTAGTGACCTTCTATCGAAATTCTTCCTCTCACCCCTACAATATCCACGTGCATAAATGTTATATCTtttattaatatgatatttCAGCATATGATTCAATTTTTAACACAGACAATCATAATCTACTCAGAATTAATACATGAAAATAAGGAAGggaaagaaaaatgattttgaaacctaaataatgaagaagaaaaaataaaatcaattaaattaaaatatcaaaataaaattaacattttcTACGTATATCACACTAGTTTAATACTCTAGCTATACGAGACTTAGGTAACAACTCCCCTTAGTTAATATACGAGTGTGACTATTAAGGAAATTAACTCTGTTTTGCTCCATACCATAGTCTAAAACCCAAAATTTCAAGTCAAAAGGGATACAAAATCTCGATACACTTACTGTCCAAGAAGATAATCTTTGTTTTGGCGAGCTCATCACATCTCCATCTTCTTCCTCCAGCAAAATTCATCCAAAAAGTTTCTGTCTTTGCCTTGCTTCTTGCTGTATTCTTGAAACCCCACATTGATTCTGCAGGTACcttcttagatttttttttttagtttaaatgaatatttatgTGTTTCTGGGGAACCCCTTTGTGTATATATTTGTGGGTCTTTCCTCTTTTTCCCTGGGAATTAATTAATCTTTGATTATGAACCATTGGAAGAAATCTTGAAACGGGGTCCTTAAGTAGTACATGCTTCATATTGGTACTAACTTTTGTGTAATTGTCAATTTTAGACTTCTTGATAGAAACTTATATGTGGTTGATTGATTTAGATTGATTATTGTTAAGGTTTTAAGATAGAGTTACAATCATGGGGTTGTTGAGTTTTGACTTATAGTGATATACTCActttgtcccaatttatgtTACTACTATCTTTGGCACATCCCAAAAATGCTTCTTTTATGCCATTATCTTCCTGCTAAACCAACTAATTCGATCTAACCCGGTGGACTTAGAGCAAAAATGTGTTCTTTCAGAATAAGCTTATCATGTTTAAATAGTTTCAACCTATGCTAAGATATGATTTGAAGAGCAGATTAGCTGTAAGCAGATGACTAATTCTCTCTGTAAACCACGGATTCAAGGTCTAGTTGAATTACGACTATTATTACTAGTCTTTATTTCCCTTCTCATCCAGCTTGAGATTCCCTTCTCACTGGGCCCACGGCTTCTCGAAGAATGTTTGATATTATCATTTGTTTTCTGTGGAATTTTGGCAACTTACCTGAATTCAGATCCATTGAAgcattcaaattttaaactttgATACCATGGTTTCTCCATTAAACTAGCTTGTCGACTTTTACTTTAACGTTTTCCTCTATTGTGATATTTAAGTCAAATTAACTTCAAAAGCTTTGTCTAGTCATATAAATACGGAACGGACAGCTGTGCAATGTGACATAGCAAGTATTTCGTGATTGAACATCAGTTAAAACTTAAATCAGTGTTATTAAATATTAGCTCAATTCAGCTAATGATGTTCAAAGTGATCTCTCAACAAGAAGCAGTGGTTCTTTGATCTCAACTTTTTCAAGTTTGAGTAATATGAACATTATTGTATTGAATGctgaaattattaattttaattgaaatttgactaGTAGAGTACTGAGTTTATATATGTTCAAAGTTTCCTTAAATTGTGCACTTCATTTTAAAGCAAAGTGCGATTCATTTTTCACTTTCCACTCTAGCTCCATGGATATTGTTGCTTCTTTGTGCTTTATGCTTCTAAAGGTACCGAATTAAATATGAGGAGCTATTTGGATgtaaaaattctatttttcttcGAAATACTACTGCTCTCAGGGATTACTAGTCTGCCACTCATGGTTTGGCATCCTTATATTCTAATACCAAATATTTCGCTCTTTTCCCAGGGAGATTTGAGTTGTTCAAGTATAATCCATGTGGGGCTATTAGATATCAGTATGAGTTTGACTTTTTCAATAATCAAATAAAGGAGAATGGCAGGTCTTTTTTCGAACAATTAGAAGAGAGATTCAAAAAAGTGTAGCACAATATGTATCGCCCTGTGCCTATTACTACCCGAGGTGGGGAACCTACAGATAGTGGAGATCCTGTGGTGTCGTTGGACCAAGTTCCACGTTGGAGTAATGCTGAATTTAGGTATGCACATGAGAATGAAGATCCTACTAATTCATGCTTTCCGGATCCTTTGGCTTCTGCTTCTGGGTCTGAATGCAACGCTAGTGGCATAGTTTCCAAGTTTCCCATGGATCATGAGATTAACTCCAAGATATACTTGTGGAGAGGCGATCCCTGGAATCTCGAGGTAGATGCTGTTGTTAACTCTACTAATGAGGTAAGAGGTGACTATTCATGTAGCAGTATTTGTTTTGCATGTCCGTCATAAATGTGAGCATCTTTTTGTCGTTTATTATTGAACATCTAGGTATGCCTGCAATGTTTCATGTGAGATGGCAACATAAAGGCGAACTTGTAGCCAACAAATTAGCTACActtccattttattttacttttttgaaggTTTTCAGTCTTTGAAGCCAACAGATTATCTCATCTGTGTATTCTCTGATTTAAGTGAACTTCGACTAACTTTATTAAGCAAGGGGATGACTGCAATTGTCGCTTATTCTTGAACTGAGACTCGATGTCCAAAACATAAtcttaaattttcttttcttttctctgaAAGAATGAGGTAGGTAGGTGGGTTAGCATAAAAGTTGATAAGCGTGAAAATGTTGATTTTGGTACCAAAGGCATGAAGAATCTGTGTTCTTTTCGGGATTTCAAGTTTAGAACTGTCTAGAAATTGAAACCTgtagtcttttttattttgtcccGTAAATGTCTTGTTCACTTTCCTGAACATTATGTGGAGCAACAATGTGATGGGAGATATAAGATATGGTGTCacctatttttatattttatgtagaCATTTACATGGTGTATCATTTATTGATCTATACGCTTCAACATGAGATTTATACCTCTTTTTTGGTGGTCAAAAGAACTTAGACGAAGCTCACAGCAGCCCAGGATTGCATGCTTCAGCTGGACCCGGTCTTGCAGAAGAGTGTACCACATTGGTAGGTTCTTTCGTGCATGAATATGTGTTTAggaattaattttgattttctttttttctgtgCTGGTTTGCAAATAGAAGTTAGAGTATGACTTGTGCGAACTGTTGAAGTTCCAGTTTGTTCATTCCTTCTTCTAACTTAAGAAAGTTATCTcccactttttaaaatttgttctGTTCTATTCAACTAGTGACAGTGATGTTGACAGACTAATATATGGTTTACTTTTCCTTCATAGGGAGGCTGCCGGACAGGAATGGCAAAAGTTACAAATGCTTATGATCTTCCTGCTAGGTGGGTATACTGGGTTGTTTTTCTCAGAACTTTTGCAACAAGCTTTtccataattttcatatttctgCTTGCACTAGAAGTTAATTAATGTACTACAATGTTCTCACTTGTAATAAATACCCATCCTAAGTattatcttttgtttttctttgttagaTCTGTAACCTAATTCTTCTATTTGTTGATGTGAAATATATTTCTCTTTAAGTTCAAATAAGGAAATCGAGCCGTTTTCTTAGATATCCATTTTTTCAgtattaaaagagaaaaagggaGAACACTGTGAACCCAACTAAGCTGGCTGTACATAAAAGGAGCATGTACTCTGAGAATATGCTTCTCAGATGGAGCTTGGAGATTCTCTATTGGATAGTTACTACCTACTGCTCTCGTTGAACATGTAAAGAGATCCATACTTGTATGTTCAATGGAGTTGTCGTAGAACAATAGTAAGTGGGTTGGTTAGGAAAATCCCATGTCCCAGCTAAGTTGCACtaatatttgaaatattctcAAGAAATTTCAGTATGAACAAACAGTTTGACTCGTTTGGATTTTCTGACATAAGAATCCAGTATAGTAATAGTTTAATAAATTCAGTTTTATCTTTAACTGTACTTTCGAAGTGCTTATCCATTCATTGAAACCATTAGGCCGCTATTACTGCCTGTTTCAATAGTCAATGCCGGTCCACTATATCTTGCTTTAATTTTTCACACCTCAActattgatgaaaattgaagCAATCTTGGCACCTTAACTTTGCTGATAAGAACATGGTGATTCACACATACATACTCAACCAAAAATAAAGGAAGAGCAACTTCACTTAATGTTTTAATTCCAAGATCCGATCATGGTTGTTTAGGTTAGCTATATTCTTGTATCACCGTTTAAACTGCTATGGTCTGTTAAAGTTAAAAGCAAGAAACATTAAGTGTTGAACTCTGTTTTACATTATCATTTATCACGATACTAGCATTAGTGGAAGTTGTTTAGCATTTTCTAACTATTGACCCCATGtttattttgttcttgcatTGTGCAGGAGGGTCATACATACTGTTGGTCCCAAGTATGCTGTAAAATACCATACTGCTGCAGAGAATGCGCTAAGCCATTGCTATCGCTCTTGCTTTGAGCTTCTTATAGAAAATGGGCTCAAGAGGTTGTCTTATTGTTGTAGTTTCATCTGTTACATTTTAGTTCCCTGATGTTGATTattgaaggaaaagaaaaatagaagcaaaaatataaaagaccAATCTTGGCCCTAGGACTTTGGTCTAGTAGTAAGAGCACAACACGTGATGTGTTGGTTAGGCCCACGTCATGAGCTTGAGCTCTGCCACAGATAAGAGGTCCGGGAATTAATTGGAGAGGATAAAGGAGTGGACTCATTAATCACTGATCTATAGCCCTTGggtattttttgtataaaaagaaACTGATCTTGAGTCTTATAAGGTTTAAATATTTGGAAGTTGATGTAACCTCGTTGTATCATGTGGATGCAGCATTGCTATGGGCTGTATATATACAGAAGCGAAAAGTTACCCACGAGAACCAGCTGCTCATGTGGCAATAAGTGAGATATCTTTGTTGGctattttcataatttctaaTGTTTCATAATTGATGTTCAAGTTGCAGGTATACATTACTCTGTTTTCTCTGTTGCATTAATGCTATTGTATCTCcattataaatatgtttttaacgTGTATTCCAATGCTTTAGCTTCCAATATTTTGTTCCACGTTTTCATGATGACATCTCTATTTcactttgattaggaactgtaAGGCGGTTCATTGAGAAACAGAAAGATAAAGTAGAGGCAATTGTTTTCTGTACTACTACATCACAAGATACGGAGATTTATAAAAGGTATTCTTAGTACATCAATTTTCTTGTAGATAGCAGAGGAAGGAATTCCTTCAGTTCCTATTTCTTTGAGAATCCCAACCATCCATCTTTCGAGTGGTATTAATTCGTTCATACCTTTGCTCTGCAGATTGCTTCCACTCTATTTTCCTCGGGATAAGCATGAGGAGGAAGTTGCCCTTCTAAAACTTCCTGCAGATGTTGGGGATGAAAATGGGGAGACAACTATAGATGAGCGTAAAATTAGGATAAAACCGTTACCAAATGTCAAAAAGTCCAATCCAAGGATTGCCCAGGCCTCTGTTGATTTGTCTGTCAGTAATGTTGGTTTGACCAGGTTAGTGGCTAATTGTGCATCTACACTTGTGGATTATGCTTGGTATGCTGTTATTTCTGTTTGTTCATTATTAAAACgataaataaaataacccaAACTATTACAATTTTAATATTAGCCGTATCCCATCAGAACTGACGCACTGTCAAGCAACTATCCTTGTAATTAGAGTTCAACATCACTTGCGCTGgtaaatttcaaaaacaaatgCCATTAATACAGGAATTTTCTTGTTACTTCAACAATGGAATATTACTTGGATGAAcatgttcatgttttgatggattttgtcttcttctttctACGTTCTAGTCTTATTTGTGAAGGATATGcctttatttacttttatcatcaagccttaatgaaatgatttttcTGAAGTAGGAGTTCATCCTATTTGGATGCTTTTCTGGATCCTGCTTTTATGTCCCTGATCAAGGACCCAGATCAGCGACGGAAAGAACAATGGGAAAAAACTGCCCAAGCTCAAACTAGCTGGAACTTCTTTAAAATGTTTGGATATGGTGACGTCGCAGGACCTCCTTTGTCAGCTGCAGAAGAATATTCGCTTCATTCTAGATATCTTGCAAAAGCAAATACTCTGAATTTTTCAGAAATTGCAGAAATGAAGATTGTGTAAGCACCTTGCTGTATAGTATATGTCTCTGCAGACTTTATTTATTAGTCCATGGTACCTAAAATACATGAAATATCTGTCTAGTTGTCCAAATATGTACTTGTTTGGGTACAAAGTggtttaattgatttttcatctTATGAACAACTAGTTAAGTCTCGTTGACATAGTTAGGATCAAGCTCAGATGAACTTGTGTTATATTGCTCAACTACCATGTCAGAATTGACTTCGTTTCAGCTACCGAGGAGGGGTTGACAGTGAAGGCCGTCCAGTAATGGTTGTTGTGGGGGCACATTTCCTGCTAAGATGTCTTGATCTGGAGAGATTTATTATCCATGTTGTAAAGGTACGTGATACTTGCTTGCTTTCCCTCCGCCGCCAAAAATATAGGTTAGATATGATCTATTGTTCATATCTATTGAGCTGTTCAATAATTTGTCATCTTTGATATAACTGCACAAATTTTCTGTAAAAGATTACATTATATGTCAATTTGCAGGAATTTGAACCATTGATACAGAAACCTTACTCTATTGTGTACTTCCATTCTGCTGCAACTCTACAGATGTGAGtatcatcctttctcacattgGCCTGTCCCCCTTGCTCAGTACGAGgaataaatttcttattttacttttttggtGAATTATCTGTTTTATGGACTTGTCCAATTGATAAAAGTTAAAGGTTAAACATCGGATGtgtattttgttcttttcttgggtaatattatataatatatgctTTTTCCTACCTTACAGTTCTATTTTGTTTTGTGATGTTAATAGATATTATCTTGTTGTACCAAAACAGGCAACCAGATCTAGGATTAATGAAGAGGATACAACAAATTCTTGGTCGCAAGCACCGGCACAACCTTCATGTATGCAATGCTCTCCTCTGTTCCCCTTGTGCCATGGTTCCCCAATGTTTTTACTTGCTGTCATAAAAGTAGTTGACTTTCTGTATTCTAAATCTCCTTTTTCTCTGGGCAGGCGATATATGTTCTTCACCCTACTTTTGGACTGAAGAGTGCAGTTTTTGGTTTACAACTCTGTGTGGATAATGTGGTACTTACGGTCCTATTATCGTCCTCTCTGTCTTCTCTCTAATGTCATTCTTGCATTACAATGTGgatttcaatctttttttctgAAGACTTGTTTCCTTTTGCACTAATTCTCAGGTATGGAAGAAAGTAGTATATGTAGATCGTCTTCTGCAATTATTCCGCTATGTTCCTCGTGAGCAGCTGACGATTCCAGATTTTGTTTTCCAGTTAAGTAATCATTCATTTTTCTGATCATAATTATGAATTTCAAGTGTGAAAACAGCAGAAGTTTTGCACATTATCAGTAGCTCCATTGAGAAAGTTGCGATATAATTGATATCCAATTTGTGAAAAGTAGCATCTTAAAGCTCAGAAATAGATATTCAGACTCCTACAAGGGAAATACCACACTTAGTATCCCtgtttatttaatattttattcatgaaaCTTGACCCTGCCTAGGGAATTTGTGATAAGGAATCCTAGAAAAGATCGAGAGTCCCTCCGTAGTCTGTTCATGCAAATGAGATCTTCAGTGTGGGAGGCTGGAGCAGCTGAAATAAAGAACAGTCTGGTTCTTGTCATAATTCATCTCTCTGAATGTCATGCAGTTCTTTACGTGTAGAGCTGTCGTTCCTGTAATATAAAGAACAGAATCGAGTAGATTAAATGGACTGATAATCATGTTTCTGTTGCAGGCATGATTTGGAAGTAAATGGAGGGAAGGGCCTGATTGTGGATCCTAGAACCAAGTATGTTTATCAGAGACCATAGTCTCAAACTTCATCcgataaaagaagaaaatagacGCTGTAGTAAGATTGTGAAAtttgtttatcattttatcGCACTTTAAATTTGGCTGTAATTGTTTTGTGCAATATTAGCAGTGTATTTAGCTAACTTTGTCtgtaatttgatttatttatgcaACCATATGTCCAGTCCTGTGCTAGCTAATGGCAATAAATTTCTTTGTTTCTGCAACATTTTCCCTTCTAGATATGTCATTTGAGTCCTAAATGAAGGCTTGACCTGCcccttattttaagttaaaagtcATAAGCAGTTTCTTAGAGTTTTGTTCGTGTTTTTCAGTTAGACACCTTACCTTGGACAAAACATGCATTTTTAATGTTTAAGCACataattaacatgttaaaaatatattatatgtagtTGAATTTAGAAGTTGCAGATTCTGAataaaggaagtcaattttaatattgtattaaACTCTATTAAACCAGCTTTTTGGTATACAAATTCCATTTAGattattattgaaaataatttatgatttttaattgcCAGAAAATGACTTATTTTCCTTTTACCAAATACACCCTTAAGCTGCCTCCATTTTGgtaaaacaacaaaaaggaTTCCATAATACTTCCATTGACATAAATTTTTATGATTCTTTTCTAAATAAATCCAAAAGATGCATTTGGGAGAGCTGTTGATCCAGAAGACATTATGCTGAATACTGAACCAATAACCCAATGGACATCATATCATGATGGTGTCTCAAATTATGTGCTACCAAAACATGTACAAGGAAACCCATAGCTAACAACTTCACACCTGAAATTCATAAACAAAGTCCCTAATGTGTTGAAATAATCATGAAGGTGATGAATTAAAGCCTCATTCACATAGTTTTAGTAAATGGGACAGCAGGAGGATGATCTGCAGGGCATCTTTGCCTCCTCGGACGTCTAGTTGTCTTGCCCCCCCACCCTGTAAGGCTTTTGTCCTCCAAACTGGATACAATGTTACTCAAATTCTGCTTTAGAGGAGGGCTTAATGGGGTTGACACCGTGACAGGGGTGGTCTCAATCACCATCCTCCGCCTTCCCCTCGTACCTCCATTCCTTCTCTTCGATCCTGAGTTCCAAGAATGACCTGTAGCTCTCATCAACTCTCCGAAGGTCTGAATGTCTTCAGTCACTTCATGCCTTGACAAGGAAACTAGTCCGGGAAGGATATCCCTTTGAAAGTCCCTCCGCTGTCTTCCCCACCTTCCTTGTCCTCTTCTGGTTCGATTTGTTAGTGAAGTGGCTCCTGCATCTTCCACTGGTTGGATTTCAGGAACAAAAGGCTTGGGCAGGTAGTCTTGTTCCTTAGTCTCTTCTAGCTGCAATGTCATTGCCTCAAAGTAATCCATCTCCAAGGTAGTAGTAGGTCGCGCAACAATCATAGCATCCTCAACTATTATTTCTTTAGACTTGCTCTCAAGTTCACTCTCAAAAGAAACGACTATGCCAACAAACCAACCTAGGGATCCCAGAGGATCATCAGATGGATCACCGGAGATGGTGTCTATTTGACTGGATGATGAAATGGCAACTATAGCTTCCGCTGCGACCCTGACAACTTCATCCTGTGTTTGCTCAGGTTTGTGTTCAGGCAACTGCAAAGATGCTTCATTTTGTTTGCCATTTTCTTTAGACAAATTGTCTAGCTCAGTTTCCAGAACAGGAGGAGCTTCCAAATCTATCTCGACGACAGTTCTCACATTGACATTATCGCTTTCGACAAAGAATGAATCATCATCTTCAGTAATACATGAGTTCAAATCGAAGGAATTTCTGATAATGGTAGCTTTTGTTTCCATTGCTGTCTCAGCAACAACTGCTTCCATGACAACCTGTTTCTCGGGCTCAACCATAGAAAGGTCACAAGCTATGTTAATGTCAATCACTATTCTCCTCTCTTTGTGTCTGCTGTTCTCTTCTACGGGTGAGGAACAAAGAGTAGCAGACGTGGAAACAAATGAAGATGACTCATTTTTGGAAGCACATGAAATTTCAGGAATTGGAGCCCCCAGAATTTTCCTGACACTTCGGGTTTCCCCCAACTCTTTTGTGGCCTTCATGTTAAGATCTATCATTGCTGATGCAATATTCTGCGCATTGCAGACGTCGCTGAAACTTTTCAACGGACCATTTCCACAGATGGGTGAGTTTGTGTAGGCTTCAACCATTCCATTTGTGGTCTTTGTACTCTCATTTTTGAAACTTGGTTTAGCTTTAAGCCACGGCAACACTGGTTTACAGTCTTGAGGCTCTCGTTTTTCATCAACCAACTCAAGATCTCTGCTGGCAAGTTCCTCATTTATTGAATCCTTTGATAGTACATTCAAATCAAAACCTTTTTCTGATGTCAAGTCCATATTATAGGAGGTAATAGGAGATTTCTCACATCCATTGTTAAAGGAGCGGTCAAATGTCAAATTGTCACTCTTGTTTTGCTTCTCAGAGTCAAAAGCAACAGAGAACCAACGGGGTGATTCTTTGGGCCCTGATGAGGAACCATGGTAAAACCCATTCCTGATGGAGAAATTAGTAGCCTCACCTAAATTTGATTTAGAACTGCCATCAATATGCCACTTGTCTCCAAATATATCATGGTATTGAGGTGATTTCGGGCTCTTACCTACCATGGCACATGAGTTCAATGACGGGTTTGTATGTCCTGATGATAGCCGTGTAACAAAGCCACTTGGTTTACCCCAAGAAGAGAGTGTGTGCGACCATGAATCGGTAAACTCTGAGGAATTAGCGAATGGATATGGACTAGCTGTCCGAGAAGTGATAAATGGTCTCCCGTACGTATATTCGGACTTCTCATGATTTCCGTGGAAGGTTTCTGGACCATGCCCCACTCTCTCTT includes:
- the LOC107018145 gene encoding uncharacterized protein LOC107018145 isoform X1 — its product is MSYLSEDLNNRWPLHYGEKIFTNAQYCNGFMPRNTTDSDPGYDKDVLKQKILEHEETFKNQVFELHRLYRTQRDMMYDIKRTELHRPWTSMEPSSSSNILGSHLLPKDAWKGHSNSFPFANSSYARPSMSGTEIVNSPFSSSKANDVQSGHGQMQNGCSSKICESLDARPSKLRKKMFDLQLPADEYIDTDEVEQLRDDEGLFYPSSRANGNNKVSQESCTRLFPGAGTKSDKKDASASHSCFRNSVRLADLNEPAQPEEAISLPVDFLGYGNSHKETRSLNASANSNPAFVALPRETTRNSHHTSLSKGKERDWFPSTYETGKVEGRLTPVPHNFSHNKFPTPRQLAQVMLDKAFQRPGIQSPQYFKDDQWKERVGHGPETFHGNHEKSEYTYGRPFITSRTASPYPFANSSEFTDSWSHTLSSWGKPSGFVTRLSSGHTNPSLNSCAMVGKSPKSPQYHDIFGDKWHIDGSSKSNLGEATNFSIRNGFYHGSSSGPKESPRWFSVAFDSEKQNKSDNLTFDRSFNNGCEKSPITSYNMDLTSEKGFDLNVLSKDSINEELASRDLELVDEKREPQDCKPVLPWLKAKPSFKNESTKTTNGMVEAYTNSPICGNGPLKSFSDVCNAQNIASAMIDLNMKATKELGETRSVRKILGAPIPEISCASKNESSSFVSTSATLCSSPVEENSRHKERRIVIDINIACDLSMVEPEKQVVMEAVVAETAMETKATIIRNSFDLNSCITEDDDSFFVESDNVNVRTVVEIDLEAPPVLETELDNLSKENGKQNEASLQLPEHKPEQTQDEVVRVAAEAIVAISSSSQIDTISGDPSDDPLGSLGWFVGIVVSFESELESKSKEIIVEDAMIVARPTTTLEMDYFEAMTLQLEETKEQDYLPKPFVPEIQPVEDAGATSLTNRTRRGQGRWGRQRRDFQRDILPGLVSLSRHEVTEDIQTFGELMRATGHSWNSGSKRRNGGTRGRRRMVIETTPVTVSTPLSPPLKQNLSNIVSSLEDKSLTGWGGKTTRRPRRQRCPADHPPAVPFTKTM
- the LOC107018145 gene encoding uncharacterized protein LOC107018145 isoform X2, encoding MMYDIKRTELHRPWTSMEPSSSSNILGSHLLPKDAWKGHSNSFPFANSSYARPSMSGTEIVNSPFSSSKANDVQSGHGQMQNGCSSKICESLDARPSKLRKKMFDLQLPADEYIDTDEVEQLRDDEGLFYPSSRANGNNKVSQESCTRLFPGAGTKSDKKDASASHSCFRNSVRLADLNEPAQPEEAISLPVDFLGYGNSHKETRSLNASANSNPAFVALPRETTRNSHHTSLSKGKERDWFPSTYETGKVEGRLTPVPHNFSHNKFPTPRQLAQVMLDKAFQRPGIQSPQYFKDDQWKERVGHGPETFHGNHEKSEYTYGRPFITSRTASPYPFANSSEFTDSWSHTLSSWGKPSGFVTRLSSGHTNPSLNSCAMVGKSPKSPQYHDIFGDKWHIDGSSKSNLGEATNFSIRNGFYHGSSSGPKESPRWFSVAFDSEKQNKSDNLTFDRSFNNGCEKSPITSYNMDLTSEKGFDLNVLSKDSINEELASRDLELVDEKREPQDCKPVLPWLKAKPSFKNESTKTTNGMVEAYTNSPICGNGPLKSFSDVCNAQNIASAMIDLNMKATKELGETRSVRKILGAPIPEISCASKNESSSFVSTSATLCSSPVEENSRHKERRIVIDINIACDLSMVEPEKQVVMEAVVAETAMETKATIIRNSFDLNSCITEDDDSFFVESDNVNVRTVVEIDLEAPPVLETELDNLSKENGKQNEASLQLPEHKPEQTQDEVVRVAAEAIVAISSSSQIDTISGDPSDDPLGSLGWFVGIVVSFESELESKSKEIIVEDAMIVARPTTTLEMDYFEAMTLQLEETKEQDYLPKPFVPEIQPVEDAGATSLTNRTRRGQGRWGRQRRDFQRDILPGLVSLSRHEVTEDIQTFGELMRATGHSWNSGSKRRNGGTRGRRRMVIETTPVTVSTPLSPPLKQNLSNIVSSLEDKSLTGWGGKTTRRPRRQRCPADHPPAVPFTKTM